A single region of the Deefgea piscis genome encodes:
- a CDS encoding type IV pilin protein produces the protein MARYSRPPESCSAQKNQHLVELLTVSNNKLPFIAKIRPLFPHKKSGLVPRKQNSVPSKHNNKSNLIGNTMLSYRSRGFTLIELLIVIAIIGILAAIAVPSYSEYIKKSRRTDATVTISKIQQAQEKWRANNALYTNNFGSTNGLALVSDANSLNMTSENTYYKLTIGTTCAANTDATGTPTGTNYCINAVADSTKQQNSDTNCKTLTMTISNGNTTATPTSCWSK, from the coding sequence ATGGCTCGCTATTCACGACCGCCTGAATCGTGCAGCGCACAAAAAAATCAACACTTAGTTGAGTTGTTAACCGTAAGCAACAACAAACTACCGTTCATCGCCAAGATAAGACCGCTCTTCCCACACAAGAAAAGTGGTCTTGTCCCGCGTAAGCAAAACTCCGTACCATCAAAGCACAATAACAAATCCAATCTGATCGGAAACACCATGCTCTCTTATCGCAGCCGCGGTTTTACCTTGATTGAACTGCTCATCGTCATTGCCATCATCGGCATTCTGGCCGCCATCGCCGTACCCAGCTACAGCGAATACATCAAAAAAAGCCGCAGAACTGATGCGACAGTGACCATTAGCAAAATCCAGCAAGCGCAAGAAAAATGGCGGGCAAATAACGCGCTTTACACCAACAATTTTGGCAGCACTAACGGCTTAGCCTTAGTAAGCGACGCAAACAGCCTAAACATGACGAGTGAAAATACTTATTACAAACTCACAATAGGCACAACTTGTGCGGCAAATACAGATGCTACAGGCACACCAACCGGTACAAACTATTGCATTAACGCCGTTGCCGATAGCACAAAACAACAAAATTCAGATACAAATTGCAAAACACTCACGATGACAATAAGCAATGGCAATACAACTGCTACTCCAACCAGCTGCTGGAGTAAATAA
- a CDS encoding pilus assembly FimT family protein, producing MKCFKNRGFTLIELMITLLILGILLSIAVPSFTEWMQRKRVIGVANEFAALIQFSRSEAIKRNANIFLQTTRISDTNWSLMSSDQQATCTALNPCDLRNMLSSNYKETKVKAIKNAAGTNNNLNNTRINPANPILNFSNATTDTSVQYVTFESGNYQLNTQVSVTGLTTICIPTGKPAIGGYLPC from the coding sequence ATGAAATGTTTTAAAAATCGTGGTTTTACTTTAATAGAATTAATGATCACACTTTTAATATTAGGCATATTACTTTCAATTGCCGTTCCCAGCTTTACGGAATGGATGCAAAGAAAACGTGTAATTGGCGTAGCTAATGAATTTGCTGCATTAATACAATTTTCTCGTAGTGAAGCCATTAAACGTAATGCCAATATTTTTCTGCAAACAACACGTATTAGCGACACCAACTGGTCTCTTATGAGTAGCGATCAACAAGCAACTTGCACCGCATTAAACCCTTGTGATTTACGAAATATGCTCTCTAGCAATTACAAAGAAACAAAAGTAAAAGCAATTAAAAATGCAGCGGGAACCAATAACAATTTAAATAACACACGAATCAATCCAGCAAACCCAATTTTGAATTTTTCAAATGCTACTACAGATACATCCGTTCAATATGTCACCTTTGAATCTGGCAATTATCAATTAAATACTCAAGTTAGCGTTACTGGATTAACCACCATATGCATACCAACAGGAAAACCAGCTATCGGCGGATACCTTCCATGCTAA
- a CDS encoding prepilin-type N-terminal cleavage/methylation domain-containing protein has translation MLKKSLLNQSGISLIEILVAMAISLALLTAAATMALASLSSSKDTLQNTAAQQELQTILTTVTREIRRSGYRSPVMTPVEEIAENAKSTTTFRKIWTFGGTTCIVYRYDSDTNADPLLPPGNGLISNDEIRGIRLDSTNNRIDFLTSATATTAPTSCDSANGTWTPLVSGKSIQLGTDALKFEYSSGWIRIADGASITSAQALAANAAVANSAAEVIDQVKISISGTLPTSTSANPKIIESSEMVQLRNRPFKFN, from the coding sequence ATGCTAAAAAAATCGCTATTAAATCAAAGTGGTATTTCACTCATTGAAATTTTAGTCGCAATGGCAATTAGCTTAGCACTACTCACTGCAGCTGCAACTATGGCTTTGGCAAGCTTAAGTAGTAGCAAAGACACATTACAAAACACTGCAGCACAGCAAGAACTCCAAACTATTTTAACGACAGTAACACGTGAAATTCGACGTTCTGGATATCGCTCCCCAGTAATGACGCCAGTAGAAGAAATTGCCGAAAACGCAAAATCTACAACAACCTTCCGTAAAATATGGACCTTTGGCGGCACAACATGCATCGTTTATCGCTATGACAGCGACACCAATGCAGATCCTCTATTGCCACCTGGAAATGGACTGATTAGCAACGATGAAATCAGAGGAATACGCCTAGATAGCACCAATAACCGCATCGACTTCCTTACTTCAGCCACTGCGACAACAGCGCCAACAAGTTGCGATTCGGCAAATGGGACTTGGACACCATTAGTTTCAGGAAAAAGCATTCAACTAGGTACGGACGCCCTTAAATTTGAATACAGCTCCGGCTGGATTCGCATTGCCGACGGTGCAAGTATTACATCAGCCCAAGCCCTTGCAGCGAATGCTGCAGTAGCTAATTCAGCAGCAGAAGTAATCGATCAAGTAAAAATAAGCATTTCAGGAACCCTTCCGACAAGTACCTCAGCGAATCCAAAAATTATTGAATCAAGTGAAATGGTGCAGTTACGCAATCGACCATTCAAATTCAATTAG
- the lysA gene encoding diaminopimelate decarboxylase: MKALNAEQICSIAAEFSTPTWTYNAATIRQRIGQLKAFDTIRFAQKANSNIHILKLMREQGVKVDSVSLGEIERAIAAGFATGVDADDIVFTADLLDRATLARVVELDIQVNCGSPQMLEQLGEAHPGHRVWLRINPGFGHGHSQKTNTGGEQSKHGIWHEQLPEALALIEKYQLDLVGLHMHIGSGVDYSHLQDVCAAMVAQVKQSGRDIRAISAGGGLSIPYQVGGEPIDTAHYFHLWDAARQEIAAFLGHPVHLEIEPGRFLVAESGQLIAEVRAKKDVGSNHFVLVDAGFSDLMRPAMYGSYHEISILRADGTPADGALRPTVLAGPLCESGDVFTQAEGGVVEPRLLPSAQIGDWVVFHDTGAYGASMSSNYNTRPLIAEVLIDGDAIRQIRRRQTVAELLALEL, translated from the coding sequence ATGAAAGCGCTGAACGCCGAACAAATTTGCAGCATTGCCGCCGAATTTTCTACCCCAACATGGACTTACAACGCGGCGACGATTCGCCAGCGCATTGGCCAGCTCAAAGCGTTTGACACCATTCGTTTTGCGCAAAAAGCCAACTCAAACATTCACATTTTAAAATTGATGCGTGAGCAAGGCGTGAAAGTCGACTCGGTCTCGCTTGGTGAAATCGAGCGTGCGATTGCGGCCGGCTTTGCCACCGGTGTCGATGCCGACGATATTGTGTTCACCGCCGATTTACTCGATCGCGCCACCTTGGCCCGCGTGGTTGAACTAGATATTCAAGTCAATTGCGGTAGCCCACAAATGCTAGAGCAACTGGGCGAGGCGCATCCAGGACACCGCGTTTGGTTACGAATCAACCCTGGGTTTGGCCACGGCCATAGCCAAAAAACCAATACCGGTGGCGAGCAAAGCAAGCACGGTATTTGGCATGAGCAACTACCCGAAGCATTGGCCTTGATCGAAAAGTACCAACTCGATTTAGTTGGTCTGCATATGCATATTGGTTCTGGCGTGGATTACAGCCATTTGCAAGACGTTTGCGCGGCGATGGTGGCGCAAGTAAAGCAGTCCGGCCGCGATATTCGGGCGATTTCAGCCGGCGGCGGTTTATCGATTCCTTACCAAGTCGGCGGCGAGCCGATTGATACCGCGCATTACTTTCATTTATGGGACGCCGCACGCCAAGAGATTGCCGCCTTTTTAGGGCATCCAGTGCATTTAGAAATCGAGCCGGGTCGGTTTTTAGTTGCAGAAAGTGGACAGTTAATTGCCGAAGTACGCGCCAAAAAAGACGTGGGTAGCAATCATTTTGTCTTGGTCGACGCTGGTTTCTCTGATCTGATGCGCCCTGCGATGTATGGCAGTTATCATGAAATCAGCATTTTGCGTGCTGATGGTACGCCAGCCGATGGCGCACTGCGCCCCACCGTCTTGGCCGGCCCTTTGTGTGAGTCAGGGGACGTGTTTACCCAAGCCGAAGGCGGCGTGGTTGAGCCGCGTTTACTGCCTAGCGCTCAAATCGGCGATTGGGTGGTTTTTCACGACACCGGCGCTTATGGTGCCAGCATGTCGTCCAATTACAATACCCGCCCGCTGATCGCTGAAGTGTTGATCGATGGCGATGCAATCCGGCAAATTCGCCGTCGGCAAACCGTTGCTGAACTGTTAGCGCTTGAATTGTAA
- a CDS encoding prepilin-type N-terminal cleavage/methylation domain-containing protein, with product MKTNQRGFSLIEVMIAVIILGLSSLFLAKLNAILIQGTSSAADRQIAIRLAEGVADNLRQIVRNPQLRTLPTSYAGIPGATPISFGNCDPNTPATKCAIYTNKTTTFTIRRSLFPATPDLHLSSLPFAAQIDVSWQGSNGQMQNIVTMTSIRPEPAPPWLVATPYVINDLVSFSGRIYKSKTIHSATTANQPEKVTTPTTSTTDGISTDWQVL from the coding sequence ATGAAAACAAATCAGCGTGGTTTCAGCTTAATCGAAGTGATGATTGCAGTCATTATTTTAGGTTTATCCTCTTTATTTCTTGCCAAATTAAATGCAATTTTAATACAAGGCACAAGCAGTGCCGCTGACCGACAAATCGCCATTCGACTTGCTGAGGGTGTCGCCGATAATTTACGGCAAATCGTGCGAAACCCTCAGTTACGCACTCTACCTACTAGTTATGCTGGAATTCCTGGCGCCACGCCAATTAGCTTCGGCAATTGCGATCCAAACACACCAGCAACAAAATGCGCAATTTATACAAACAAGACCACAACTTTCACAATTCGACGTAGTCTTTTTCCCGCAACACCCGACTTACACTTAAGTAGCCTCCCTTTTGCTGCTCAAATTGATGTCAGTTGGCAAGGCAGCAATGGACAAATGCAAAACATTGTCACAATGACTTCAATTCGTCCTGAGCCAGCGCCCCCTTGGTTAGTTGCAACTCCTTATGTAATTAATGATTTAGTTAGCTTTTCTGGCCGTATTTATAAAAGCAAAACGATTCACTCCGCGACCACAGCAAATCAACCCGAAAAAGTAACCACCCCAACAACATCAACAACGGATGGTATTTCAACAGATTGGCAGGTTTTATAG
- a CDS encoding PDC sensor domain-containing protein, which translates to MKNVRLLAASMLCMLFLLFTASLYANEFMMTPAIQSQLDKQKTLIATWAANPIIEHAVEKQNQIGPIPGMDNAKWKLIRRSDALINEFQTNAAAQYLKSMQAKSKLAISEAFLSADKGEKVAFIEKTSSYIHQGQAKFDVPFTTGKAWQGKPEFDESTQTYAIQISVPVLSAGKPIGVLVVGINLSQLEKLAN; encoded by the coding sequence ATGAAAAACGTAAGATTATTAGCGGCATCTATGCTATGCATGCTTTTTCTATTGTTCACTGCCAGCCTCTATGCCAATGAATTCATGATGACGCCGGCAATTCAAAGTCAGCTCGATAAACAAAAAACCCTGATTGCCACATGGGCTGCCAATCCAATCATTGAGCATGCGGTGGAAAAACAAAACCAAATTGGCCCAATCCCCGGCATGGATAACGCCAAATGGAAACTCATTCGGCGCAGCGATGCGCTGATTAATGAGTTTCAAACCAATGCCGCAGCGCAATACCTCAAATCGATGCAAGCCAAAAGCAAACTCGCCATCAGCGAAGCTTTTTTGTCGGCCGATAAGGGCGAAAAAGTCGCCTTTATCGAAAAAACCTCGAGCTATATCCATCAAGGGCAAGCCAAGTTTGACGTACCGTTTACCACCGGAAAAGCATGGCAAGGCAAGCCTGAATTTGATGAGTCTACCCAAACCTACGCCATCCAAATCTCAGTGCCAGTACTGAGTGCCGGCAAACCCATCGGCGTATTAGTGGTCGGCATCAATTTGTCACAGCTCGAAAAGCTCGCCAATTAA
- a CDS encoding L-threonylcarbamoyladenylate synthase, translated as MTLAPSPADLSAALALLRAGELVGIPTETVYGLAADASQDAAVAKIFAAKGRPNDHPVIVHIAGVAQLADWAQNIPDSAYQLAEAFWPGPLTLILERQAHVSDAVTGGQDTVGLRAPAHPITHELLVQFGGGLAAPSANQFGHVSPTTAEHVRHEFSTEQVRLILDGGACDVGVESTIVSLVGDQAKLLRPGGISRAAIEAVLGHAIEHHSTSSTAKQRVSGLLDSHYAPRTPLITGPLASMQQLAATESANGKKVVLLTSHIQDHAAYIEHAMPNNPADYAQQLYATLRQLDRQGYDQLLLVTPPEGAEWLAIHDRLNRAAHKKINT; from the coding sequence ATGACCTTAGCGCCCTCTCCAGCCGATCTTTCAGCCGCCCTAGCCTTACTCCGTGCCGGTGAACTCGTCGGCATCCCAACGGAAACCGTCTACGGTTTGGCGGCCGACGCCAGTCAAGATGCCGCAGTAGCCAAAATATTTGCCGCCAAAGGCCGCCCCAATGATCACCCAGTCATTGTGCATATTGCCGGCGTAGCGCAATTGGCGGACTGGGCGCAGAACATTCCCGATAGCGCGTATCAACTGGCCGAAGCATTTTGGCCCGGCCCGTTAACGCTGATTTTAGAGCGCCAAGCGCATGTCAGTGATGCCGTTACCGGCGGGCAAGACACTGTCGGACTGCGCGCGCCAGCGCACCCGATTACCCATGAATTACTAGTACAATTTGGCGGCGGCCTCGCTGCGCCCAGCGCCAATCAATTTGGCCACGTTAGCCCCACCACCGCTGAGCATGTACGCCATGAATTTAGCACTGAGCAAGTGCGTTTAATTTTGGATGGCGGCGCCTGTGATGTTGGCGTTGAATCCACCATCGTTAGCCTAGTGGGTGATCAAGCCAAACTACTGCGTCCGGGTGGCATTTCACGCGCCGCCATCGAAGCCGTATTGGGGCACGCAATTGAGCATCACAGCACCAGCAGCACCGCCAAACAACGGGTATCGGGTTTGCTCGATTCACACTACGCGCCACGTACTCCGCTCATTACCGGCCCCTTAGCTAGCATGCAGCAATTGGCAGCCACAGAAAGCGCCAATGGTAAGAAAGTGGTATTACTCACTTCGCATATTCAAGACCATGCAGCGTATATCGAGCATGCAATGCCGAATAATCCTGCCGACTACGCCCAGCAACTCTACGCCACACTGCGCCAGCTAGACCGTCAAGGTTATGATCAACTTTTGCTCGTCACCCCGCCAGAAGGCGCAGAATGGCTCGCTATTCACGACCGCCTGAATCGTGCAGCGCACAAAAAAATCAACACTTAG
- a CDS encoding arginine/lysine/ornithine decarboxylase: protein MRFYFPLVIIDEDFRTENTSGSGIRELAAAIEAEGVDVVGYTSYGDLTSFAQQQSRAAGFILSIDDEEFGSGSAEETHEALTSLRSFVAEIRRRNPDIPIYIYGETRTARHIPNDVLRELHGFIHMHEDTPEFVARHIIREAKSYLDTLAPPFFRALTHYAQDGSYSWHCPGHSGGVAFLKSPVGQMFHQFFGENMLRADVCNAVEELGQLLDHTGPIAASERNAARIFNADHLFFVTNGTSTSNKIVWHSTVAPGDVVVVDRNCHKSILHSIMMMGAVPVFLMPTRNHYGIIGPIPKSEFTPENIRKKMMDNPFAREKLLENPNFKPRILTITQSTYDGIMYNVEDIKGMLDGEIDTLHFDEAWLPHAAFHEFYGDYHAIGEDRPRCKESMVFSTQSTHKLLAGLSQASQILVQDPENRQLDRDLFNEAYLMHTSTSPQYSIIASCDVAAAMMEAPGGTALVEESLMEALDFRRAMRKVDEEYGEDWWFSVWGPDDLTDEGLDHRDAWMLKAGDNWHGFGEIADGFNMLDPIKATILTPGLDLNGDFDAQGIPASIVTKYLAEHGVVVEKCGLYSFFIMFTIGITKGRWNTLLAALQQFKDDFDKNAPLWRILPEFIAKYPQYERIGLRDLCQQIHGIYKEHGVARLTTEMYLSDMVPAMKPAKAFAKMAHRELDRVAIDDLEGRITAVMLTPYPPGIPLLIPGEVFNKTIVDYLKFARDFNQKFPGFETYIHGLVAETTSGVTRYYMDCVRT, encoded by the coding sequence ATGCGCTTTTACTTCCCTCTCGTCATCATCGACGAAGATTTTCGCACCGAGAACACCAGTGGTTCCGGTATTCGTGAACTGGCTGCGGCGATTGAGGCCGAGGGTGTGGATGTGGTGGGCTATACCAGTTATGGCGACCTCACCTCTTTTGCGCAGCAGCAAAGTCGTGCCGCTGGCTTTATTTTGTCGATTGACGACGAAGAATTTGGCTCGGGCTCGGCTGAAGAAACTCATGAAGCTTTAACCAGCTTACGCAGCTTTGTCGCCGAGATTCGCCGCCGCAATCCAGATATCCCGATTTATATTTACGGTGAAACGCGCACTGCGCGGCATATTCCCAATGATGTCTTACGTGAATTGCATGGTTTTATTCATATGCACGAAGACACGCCCGAGTTCGTGGCGCGACATATTATTCGCGAAGCGAAATCCTATCTCGATACCCTCGCGCCGCCTTTTTTCCGCGCGCTAACCCATTACGCACAAGACGGCTCTTACTCTTGGCACTGCCCGGGGCATTCGGGTGGCGTGGCGTTTTTAAAATCCCCCGTTGGGCAAATGTTCCACCAGTTTTTTGGTGAAAACATGTTGCGCGCCGACGTTTGCAATGCAGTAGAAGAACTCGGCCAATTGCTCGATCATACCGGGCCGATTGCCGCGTCTGAACGCAATGCGGCGCGCATTTTTAATGCCGACCATTTGTTCTTTGTCACCAACGGCACGTCAACGTCGAACAAAATCGTTTGGCACTCTACTGTTGCGCCGGGTGATGTAGTGGTCGTGGATCGCAACTGCCACAAATCGATTTTGCATTCGATCATGATGATGGGCGCAGTACCGGTGTTTTTGATGCCAACGCGCAATCATTACGGCATTATTGGCCCGATTCCAAAATCTGAATTCACGCCAGAAAATATCCGCAAAAAAATGATGGACAACCCATTTGCGCGAGAAAAACTGCTAGAAAATCCAAACTTTAAACCGCGTATTTTGACGATCACGCAATCGACTTACGACGGCATTATGTATAACGTTGAAGACATCAAAGGCATGCTCGACGGTGAAATCGATACGCTGCATTTTGATGAAGCGTGGTTGCCACACGCGGCTTTTCACGAGTTTTATGGCGACTATCACGCGATTGGCGAAGACCGTCCGCGCTGTAAAGAATCAATGGTGTTTTCAACGCAATCCACGCACAAATTGCTGGCTGGCTTAAGCCAAGCGTCGCAAATTTTGGTGCAAGACCCAGAAAACCGTCAGCTTGATCGCGATTTATTTAACGAAGCGTATTTGATGCATACCTCAACCAGCCCGCAATATTCAATTATTGCGTCGTGCGATGTGGCGGCAGCAATGATGGAAGCGCCGGGCGGTACTGCGCTGGTCGAAGAATCCTTAATGGAAGCACTCGATTTTCGCCGTGCCATGCGCAAAGTCGATGAAGAATACGGTGAAGATTGGTGGTTCTCAGTCTGGGGTCCAGACGATTTAACCGACGAAGGTCTAGATCATCGTGACGCTTGGATGCTTAAAGCGGGCGATAATTGGCACGGCTTTGGCGAAATTGCCGATGGCTTTAATATGCTCGACCCAATCAAAGCCACCATCTTAACGCCGGGCTTGGATTTAAATGGTGACTTTGACGCGCAAGGGATTCCAGCCAGTATTGTGACCAAGTATCTGGCTGAACACGGCGTGGTGGTTGAGAAGTGCGGGCTATACTCCTTCTTTATTATGTTTACCATCGGCATTACCAAAGGCCGCTGGAATACGCTACTGGCGGCCTTGCAGCAGTTTAAAGACGACTTTGATAAAAATGCCCCGCTGTGGCGCATCTTGCCCGAGTTCATTGCTAAATATCCGCAATACGAGCGCATTGGCCTGCGTGATCTTTGCCAGCAAATCCACGGTATTTATAAAGAGCACGGCGTTGCTCGCTTAACCACCGAGATGTATTTGTCCGATATGGTGCCGGCGATGAAACCCGCCAAAGCATTTGCCAAAATGGCGCATCGTGAACTTGATCGCGTAGCGATTGACGACTTGGAAGGCCGCATTACTGCGGTGATGCTCACGCCATATCCGCCAGGCATTCCGCTATTGATTCCAGGTGAAGTATTCAACAAAACCATCGTTGATTACTTAAAATTCGCTCGTGATTTCAACCAGAAATTCCCCGGCTTTGAGACTTATATCCACGGTCTAGTCGCTGAAACCACTAGCGGCGTAACGCGCTACTATATGGATTGTGTGCGAACTTAA
- the gltS gene encoding sodium/glutamate symporter, producing the protein MITISGYGTLVAASLVLLFGRILVEKTAPLKAFTIPEPVAGGLVVALLMLFAQQVAGVTVKFDTSLQTPLMLAFFATIGLSANLASLKAGGSVMLKFLCVVAGLLLMQNIIGISLANLLGLDGHLGLLAGSVTLSGGHGTGAAWSSVFSEQFGIQGATELAMACATFGLVLGGLIGGPVAKFLLRKVKVPGAEHNQDQAPTGFEEPQATRLITVNSFIESLALIALSLAGGQFLAGLISGTAFELPTFVCVLFTGVVLRNVLSGLGWYQVFEREVSVLGNVSLALFLAMALMSLRLWELANLALPMVILLAVQAMAMAAYAVFVTFRVMGSNYDAVVLAAGHCGFGLGATPTAIANMQAVTHRFGPSHLAFIVVPMVGAFFIDILNAIIIKIFMALPIY; encoded by the coding sequence ATGATTACGATTAGTGGCTACGGCACCTTAGTTGCTGCCTCACTTGTTTTACTATTTGGTCGAATTCTGGTCGAAAAAACAGCGCCGCTAAAAGCTTTCACTATTCCCGAGCCTGTTGCCGGTGGTTTGGTGGTGGCGTTATTGATGCTATTTGCGCAGCAAGTCGCTGGCGTGACCGTTAAATTTGATACCTCATTGCAAACGCCTTTAATGTTGGCCTTTTTTGCCACCATTGGTTTGTCGGCCAATTTAGCCAGCCTCAAAGCGGGCGGCAGCGTGATGCTTAAATTTTTGTGCGTCGTCGCTGGCTTGCTCCTAATGCAAAACATCATCGGCATTAGCTTGGCCAATTTACTGGGGCTGGATGGTCATTTAGGACTGCTGGCTGGCTCAGTCACGCTGTCGGGTGGTCACGGCACGGGAGCGGCATGGAGCTCGGTGTTTAGCGAGCAGTTTGGCATTCAAGGTGCCACCGAATTGGCAATGGCATGTGCCACGTTTGGCTTGGTATTAGGCGGCCTAATTGGCGGCCCAGTGGCCAAATTTTTGCTGCGTAAAGTCAAAGTACCCGGCGCCGAGCACAATCAAGATCAAGCGCCAACCGGCTTTGAAGAACCACAAGCCACGCGCCTGATTACTGTGAATTCATTTATTGAATCACTGGCCTTAATTGCTTTGAGCTTGGCGGGCGGGCAATTTTTGGCTGGGCTAATATCGGGCACTGCGTTTGAATTACCGACCTTTGTTTGCGTTTTATTTACCGGCGTCGTGCTGCGTAATGTTTTGTCTGGCCTTGGCTGGTACCAAGTGTTTGAACGTGAAGTTTCGGTGTTGGGTAACGTCAGCTTGGCGCTATTTTTAGCGATGGCCTTAATGAGTTTGCGTCTGTGGGAATTGGCGAATTTAGCGCTACCGATGGTGATTTTGCTCGCGGTGCAAGCGATGGCCATGGCCGCTTACGCAGTCTTTGTGACGTTCCGCGTGATGGGATCAAATTATGATGCCGTGGTGTTGGCGGCGGGTCATTGCGGCTTTGGTCTGGGTGCTACCCCAACGGCGATTGCCAATATGCAAGCGGTAACGCATCGCTTTGGTCCATCACATTTAGCGTTTATAGTCGTGCCCATGGTCGGCGCTTTCTTTATCGATATTCTGAACGCCATCATTATCAAAATCTTTATGGCATTGCCGATTTACTAA
- a CDS encoding GGDEF domain-containing protein, translating into MMSTSTDRFSVLARLMISFGALAMLTGLIGGVGIWAFARMTTTFQTVATQDVPALLKLEQAQSEMHQVILAERSLLFMQTATPTAQETLKKHAEHLAQLDVLWQQYITLNKAKIAPPPAFEKALAAWANASRDVLKILSEDTPAARRDAVDLSLSDAAEKYNQVLNALRQMTQQQVLSLSERVKQEHLMANQMEKMIFIFVVGTFGLAGGLAIWLARWVGGPLRQIMVAARTQELNKANALLFDQSNTDSLTQLKNRRFLETTMQGMSASTLKAHRANQHKNQPDQHANQDLALLMIDVDHFKRVNDEFGHHAGDLVLQQIAQILQKAARDSDTVVRWGGEEFLIVASNVSRHKFPILVERIRADVENHHFNIDAAQPIRLTCSVGFAFFPWIAQHPEACSWEYAASLADYCLYLAKNNGRNTWAGICPASDFKPEERPINLASDIPPLIEQRRLIVLLRQQSPDDSQAVKSTANERHEAAPINAISPSPS; encoded by the coding sequence ATGATGAGTACCAGCACAGATCGATTTTCGGTATTGGCCAGACTGATGATCAGCTTTGGCGCATTGGCCATGCTAACGGGCCTGATCGGTGGCGTTGGTATTTGGGCATTCGCGAGAATGACCACCACCTTTCAAACCGTTGCCACCCAAGACGTACCGGCACTACTCAAACTAGAGCAAGCGCAAAGCGAAATGCATCAAGTTATTTTGGCTGAACGCAGCCTACTATTTATGCAAACCGCAACGCCCACTGCACAAGAAACACTAAAAAAACACGCCGAACACCTTGCCCAACTCGATGTGCTCTGGCAGCAATACATCACCTTAAATAAAGCCAAAATTGCCCCACCGCCAGCGTTTGAAAAAGCATTAGCCGCATGGGCCAATGCCTCGCGCGATGTGCTCAAAATTTTGTCTGAAGACACGCCAGCCGCTCGGCGCGACGCTGTAGATCTGTCGCTTAGTGATGCCGCAGAAAAATACAATCAAGTACTTAACGCCCTCAGACAAATGACTCAACAGCAAGTGCTGTCGCTGAGCGAGCGCGTGAAACAAGAGCACCTGATGGCCAATCAAATGGAGAAAATGATCTTTATTTTTGTCGTTGGTACATTTGGACTTGCCGGTGGCTTAGCCATTTGGCTGGCGCGCTGGGTGGGCGGCCCACTACGGCAAATTATGGTGGCAGCCCGCACCCAAGAGCTCAATAAAGCCAATGCCTTGCTATTTGATCAAAGTAACACTGACTCACTCACCCAACTCAAAAACCGCCGTTTTCTCGAAACAACGATGCAGGGCATGAGCGCCAGTACCTTGAAAGCGCATCGCGCTAATCAGCATAAAAATCAACCCGATCAGCACGCCAACCAAGATTTGGCCTTATTAATGATTGATGTTGATCATTTTAAGCGGGTGAACGATGAATTTGGCCACCATGCGGGCGATCTGGTGTTGCAACAAATTGCCCAAATTTTGCAAAAAGCCGCTCGCGATAGCGATACCGTGGTGCGCTGGGGTGGAGAAGAATTTTTAATTGTGGCCAGCAACGTCAGTCGGCATAAATTTCCGATTTTGGTCGAGCGAATTCGAGCCGATGTCGAAAATCACCATTTTAATATTGATGCTGCCCAACCCATTCGCCTCACCTGCTCAGTTGGCTTTGCTTTTTTCCCATGGATAGCTCAGCATCCCGAAGCCTGTAGTTGGGAATACGCCGCCAGCCTTGCCGATTACTGCCTTTACCTCGCAAAAAACAATGGCCGTAATACTTGGGCAGGCATCTGCCCAGCCAGTGACTTTAAACCTGAAGAGCGCCCGATTAATCTAGCCAGCGACATCCCACCATTGATCGAGCAGCGCCGGCTCATTGTGCTTTTGCGTCAGCAATCGCCTGATGACAGCCAAGCAGTTAAAAGCACCGCGAATGAGCGCCATGAAGCAGCGCCGATTAACGCCATCTCACCGAGTCCGAGCTAA